From one Lolium rigidum isolate FL_2022 chromosome 4, APGP_CSIRO_Lrig_0.1, whole genome shotgun sequence genomic stretch:
- the LOC124707928 gene encoding uncharacterized protein LOC124707928, with protein MAALAMAMGTAFPRVSQLGSAQSGGAALPRRYVSVRAAPPRQQRSRPPPRNRGPPPQNRRRGPPPRLHDDEEDQGAYGGGPPRNRGPPGAPTRQHGRAPPRGAPGRPPPPRDSPGRAPPRGPPRAETARSAVSMRRQEEFDDEAGYRDYDDEEEEGESRFAGGTRSGGGMPKPPAGFVLDDQGRCIAAASKRIVTIMDDANNRPLECIIRRVFSSTQDHECLLLCPVDMPVQVLKSTNFSGWIAVDDDQIKQIIPSVAYALARVHMHFVESGFCYTARGGFCFPEDAIQEFHDSSGGSGEAPFEGVEICNFNLDGAHYMIYTPVDPLLFVAVKDKEGVLRIAEDDLMDDPNIVSAIDEETEFTALVEEEEALLESILHGDDDVS; from the exons ATGGCGGCTTTGGCAATGGCCATGGGGACTGCTTTCCCCCGCGTGTCCCAGCTCGGCAGCGCTCAGTCGGGTGGCGCCGCGCTGCCGCGGAGGTACGTCTCCGTCCGCGCCGCCCCGCCGCGGCAGCAACGCTCCCGGCCGCCGCCCAGGAACAGGGGGCCTCCCCCGCAGAACCGCCGCCGCGGGCCGCCGCCCAGGCttcacgacgacgaagaagaccaGGGCGCCTACGGAGGAGGTCCACCCAGGAATCGTGGACCTCCTGGCGCGCCCACCCGCCAACACGGTCGCGCACCGCCCAGGGGCGCACCCGGCCGGCCGCCACCGCCCAGGGACTCACCTGGCCGCGCGCCGCCCAGGGGACCGCCACGCGCCGAGACGGCCCGCTCAGCCGTATCTATGCGGCGACAGGAGGAgttcgacgacgaggcggggtacAGGGactacgacgacgaggaggaggagggggagagtAGGTTCGCCGGGGGGACACGGTCGGGCGGCGGCATGCCCAAACCGCCCGCTGGCTTCGTTCTGGACGACCAGGGCAGGTGCATTGCCGCTGCCTCCAAGCGCATCGTCACCATC ATGGATGACGCGAACAACCGTCCACTGGAGTGCATAATCCGGAGGGTGTTCAGTAGCACGCAAGaccacgagtgtttgcttctgtGCCCAGTTGACAT GCCTGTTCAGGTGCTCAAGAGCACAAACTTCAGTGGCTGGATTGCT GTTGACGATGACCAGATTAAGCAGATCATTCCATCTGTTGCATATGCCCTTGCTAGAGTGCATATGCATTTTGTTGAAAGCGG ATTCTGTTATACAGCACGAGGTGGCTTCTGCTTTCCTGAGGATGCAATTCAAGAATTCCATG ATTCTAGTGGTGGTAGCGGCGAGGCACCTTTCGAAGGTGTAGAGATTTGCAACTTCAATTTG GACGGTGCACACTATATGATCTATACACCAGTCGATCCTCTTCTATTTGTTGCAGTCAAG GACAAAGAAGGTGTGCTACGCATCGCTGAGGAT GATCTCATGGACGATCCCAACATCGTGAGCGCCATTGACGAAGAGACGGAATTCACGGCTTTAGTG gaggaggaagaggccctccTAGAGTCGATACTGCACGGCGATGACGATGTCAGCTGA